The Terriglobales bacterium genome includes the window GTTCGCGTTTCTCTCGATCGTCGTAGTAAACGCGAACCTGCGTCAACGGCTCTAAAGCGCCGCCAAAACGCTTCTTCGACTTCTTCGCTGACTTAGCGACGCCCTTCACCTTCCCTTCGGACCGCGTAAAAAAAGTAACCAGCAGGTCCGCTTCATGGAGCGGATAGGTTCGCAACACGATGGCCTCAGATTGCTTCTGGGGCATTCAGGAAAGTCGCCGCCTGTCAGACTAATTCACGATTCTAATTGACCCGGGACGGTGGTGGAAAGGAAGGAAAGTATGGGCCAAGGTCAAGTCAGCTTCTGGATTCTGCGCCAGCGCCCACGACGACAGCCTCGGTTTCCCTGTGGGTCACAACCAGCTCTCCTAACCAACTCAGAAACCTACCCCTACCTGCTATCCCCTAAAATGCAAAACGCGCAACCGACTAGCGGCTGCGCGTTGAACTCTTCTGGCTGGATTCTGAACTACGCCGTCGTCCGCCCGTAGTATTCCGCGTTCTTCTCCGAGTATTCCTTCCACTTCTCCGGAAGATCATCCAGCGCGAAGATCGCCGATACCGGGCACACCGGAACGCATGCGCCGCAATCGATGCACTCCACCGGATCGATGTACAGCATCTCAGCGTTCGCATACTTCTCGGAATCCTTCTTCGGATGGATGCAGTCCACCGGGCAGGCGTCCACGCACGCCGTGTCCTTGGTTCCAATGCACGGTTCTGCAATCACATATGCCATAAACTTTGTCCTCTCCCCTGTTTGCCTGATCTTGTAAGGCTGAATAGTGCGTAGGTAGTCAACCGCATATTCTAGCAAACAGCCTACTTACGTGCACCCGCCGAATGCCCTTTTGCCTGCCCGATATCACTGCAATACCACGCCCTGAAGGATAGACTTCGCCCGGCATTCAAGCGTAACCAGCACATTTCAAGGGGGATTTCATGGATACTCCCAACGCTTTCGTCGGCCGCAAGGACAAACCAACTCCCACCGAAGTTACCACCGCCCTTGGATCCAGTGCCGCCGCGTGGGAGGAACTCACCGCCTGGCTTGCCGAGCGCCACCACGTCGATATCCAGGAATGGAAGTCGTACTCTCCCAAATATGGCTGGAGTGCGCAATTAAAGCTGAAAAAGCGCACCATCCTGCACGTTTCGCCCTGCAGCGGCTGCTTCCGGGTAATGTTCATCCTCGGTGACCGTGCGGTCACCGCAGCTAAAAACAGTAAGCTGTCGAAAAAACTGGCTGAATTGCTCGCAAAAGCACCGAGATATCCCGAAGGAACTGGCATCCGGCTCGACGTGAAGTCAACCAAAGATCTGGCGCCAGTTCGGAAACTGGCCGAAATCAAACTTCAGAACTGAAACGAAGTGTCTTGCTATCCCTTAGCTGCTAACCACTATCTCTGCCGGCTCGTACTCCACGATATATCCGGCTACGGCGCTCGCCGCCACTGTCAACGGCGATGCCAGGTACATCTGCCCCGGCCCGCTCCGTCCGGGGAAATTCCGGTTCTGCGCCGAGATCACGATCTGGTCTGGTCTGGTAGAAACTCCCGGTCCCGCATTGATGCAAGCCCCGCAGCTTGGCTCGATAACCTTTGCCCCGGCCCGCTCGAATACATCGAGGTATCCACGACGAAGGCAGTACTCGCGTGTCTCCTGCGACCCAAACTGAATGTAGAATCGCACACCGTCGGCAACTCGCTTCCCCTGTCGCAACGCATCGGCAAGCACCGCCGCGTACATGTCCATGTCTTCGTTCTTGCCCGCCGTGCAGGTTCCGCCGTATGCAATCTCCACCGGGATCGGCGTATTTAAGTCGCGGACATACTTGCCATTCCCTGGATCGCCCGGCGTCGCCACCATCGGATAGATTTCGTCAGCATCGAGCTCGATCACCTGCGCGTACTGCGCATCGGCATCCGAATAAAGTCCAGCGATCAACTTCTCCGCCTCCGCGCGCTTCATGCCGCGCCGCTCCACCAGGAACTCCACCACCTTCTCATCCGGCGCGACAATACCCGTAAACCCGCCGATCTCCGCCGCCATGTTCGTCATCGTCGCGCGCTCATCCACGCTCAACTCTTCCACGGCTTCGCCCGCATACTCGACGACTTTCGCCAGCGCTTTTCCCGACCTCACGTAATCCAGTGCAAGAATCTTCAGGATGAAATCTTTAGCCGCAACGTTCGCTTTGCGTTTCCCCCGGATCACGATCTTCACCGACTCCGGCACCATCACCCTGATGTCCTTCGTAAACCACGCGTTGAACACGTCCGTCGTACCTATGCCGAAAGCCATGCAACCCATCGCGCCCACGTGGGGCGTGTGCGAGTCCGAGCCGACATTCACCTGCCCCGGCAGCGCGTAGGTCTCCAGCATCACCGAGTGGCAAATACCCTCCGAACCTTTGCGGTCCTTAAGCTCGCCATGCAGTTGAATGCCGCGTTCTTTCGCGAACGACTCCTGCTTCAGCTTCAATTGCGAAGCAAGATCCAGCAATCCCATCTTTCGCTTCTCTTCCGACATAACGTCATCCAGGAAAGTCAGATGGTCGCGGAAGAACTTAATCGTCGAAGGATCATTGACGGGAACATCCTTCCCGAGGAAGTGGTCGTAGAAGATCGACGCCATCGGCGTCACATACTCGTGCGAGAAGCGCAGGTCCGTCCGGGCGAATCCCGTATCGCCGGGCTTTACCGCCGCCACACCAACGATGCCATCCGCGTTCACCATGTGCCGGGCAAATATCTTCTCCGCCAGCGTCATGGGGCGAGGCTTTGTCTCGATCTTCGGCAGCGACACCTTGCCCTGCATCCTCGCGATATTGAACTGGAACAAGCCTCCGTGCTCGATCACCTGCCGCGTGATCTCATCCTCGCCCTTCGTGAATGCCGACAATGGCATCTCTTCGCCATTTCGAATTCTGTCGATCACACTGAAGTCCGTGGAAGTCAGCACGCCCAGATTCTGGCAATTCTGCTTGTAGATACGCTCGATGTTTTCGGCGATGACCAGTTGAATGCCCGCCTTCGACTCCGCGTAAGGCGACTGCTCGCGGCTCGACCCCTTCCCTCTTCGCTTGCCGCTCACGCATGCCACGAATCCGCCGCGCTTCACGTCGCCGCGCTTGACCGGCGTTTCGCTTCCGCACTTCAGCCCAACGTAGGGGAACTCGCCGAGCGTCTCGTCGAAGTAGAAACACACGTGTGCCGGAGTGATTTCGTCCGTGGAAATGTCGTCGCGCAGTTTGGGATTATTGGCCGGGTTCTTCGTGTCCCACGGCATGTCCCATCCGGCGAGTTGCTTCTTGATGAGTTCCGGATCTTCCGTCAGAAACAGAATGCGTCCTTGCAGTTTGACAGTCGGCGGACGCTTTTCGATCTTGCGATTCTTAAGCGATTCAATCACGCAGTTTCCTTGTGCTTGGTACTACAAAACTGGGGTTCCCATCAAATTAAGATGCAAGCCGAAGCATTGGCAATTCGGCACGCCATTCGGCGTTGTATCACGCATGTTTATTGGCAGGTATTGCAGGTCCCTCTTGATCCAGCGGGCCAGTCGCTAACCGCTAGCCCCTAACGGCTATCCCCTGCTCTTAGCGTACTCCACCGCGCTGGCCAGTTCTGGCAGGTCCCGGCCTTCGAACACCTGGCGCATCACGTCCATCATGGCCTCATGGACAAGCCCATTGGTCGCCAGCGTCTCGCGCGAATCGATCTCCCAGGTACTGCCGTCAAACTTCGTCACCTTGCCGCCGGCCTCTTGCACCAGCAGCACTCCTGCTGCCGTGTCCCACGGATTCAGGTTGAACTCCCAAAACGCGTCGAGCCTGCCCGAAGCGACATTCGCCAGATCCAATGCAGCCGAGCCTGCGCGACGCACGCCATGCGTCCGCAACGTGATCACCTGGTAGAAGTAGATATTCGGATTCTTATGCCGCTTGTGGCTCGGGAAACCTGTTCCCGTCAGGCACTCCTTCAGGTTGTCGACCTTCGACACCTGCACTCGCTCGCCATTAAGGTGCGTACCACTTCCCTTTTCGGCCGAGAACATTTCGTCACGCGTCGGATCGTAAACCACCCCGGCGATGCGCTCGCCCTTGAACTCCAATCCAAGCGAAACACAGAACACCGGGAAGCCATGCGCAAAGTTCGTCGTCCCGTCCAGCGGATCGATATACCACCGATAGTCGCTGCCCGTATTTGTCCGCGTTCCTTCTTCGCCGTAGAGATCGTGGCCCGGAAATTCCTTCCGGATACGATCCGTAATCATCTTCTCCGCCGCGCGATCAGCTTCCGTTACAAGGTCAGCATCACCTTTATAGGTGAAGCCGATGCGCTGCTTGAATTTCTCGTAAAGCATCGCGCCCGCCTCGCGGGCCATTGCTTCCATCGAACTTACAAACTTAGTTTCGCCCATACGTACGAATGCCACGGTCGAATCACGTGCAGATTCTTCCGTGGCTCTTTCCTTATTTCTTTCGTGCGGAGCTTTCTTCCGCGATATACATGATTTCGTGTTTAAAGATGAACAGATTCGGCTCGCCTTCGCGCGTCAAACGGATCATGTTCTTGTCGTAGTACTCCACCCATCCACGCACGGTTTCGCCGCCCATCAACTTGATGGTGACGGTCTTCTGCTTTTCACCAAGCTGCTTAAGATAAAGAGCCTCTTCGAAAGTGTCCTCTGGCGGCGGAGACTTGGGCTTCTTTGAGTTGTTAGTTGGACCACGGAACGCCATATCGGAACATTTTAACCGATACTCGTCAGAAACTGTCTTTTACCGTGTAGTAGCCGGTACGGTGGCGTGCCACGGCAGGCCCGTTCGGGACATCGGCATCCACGTCGATCTTGATCTTGCGGAACGGCGAGGTCGTCGGCCGCTTCGTCGGGTAATACGCCAGCAGATACTGGGTACGTAGCTCCTCGGACACCTGTTGGAACACCTTGTCCAGTTCGCCGATTCCCTGTGCGTAGAAGAACTTGCCGCCCGTGTCGTGGGACATCTGGATCAGCGCATGCTCTCCGCCAAGGTCGCGGCCGGCGTCCGACTGGATCGGCTGGATGATCAAGCTGTAAACAATGGCTTCCGATTCCTGCGCCGCCCGCAAAGCCTCCAGGTATTTGACGCTGCTTATGGTGTCGCCGCCGTCGGTAATCACCACCATCACTTTTCTTCCCTGGCGGCTGGAGAGTTTTCCGGCGCCAAGATAGATGGCATCGTAAAGCGCGGTCGCGGAACCCGGATGCACCTTTGCCAGTCCGTCATCAACCTTCTTCATGTTGGAAGTAAAGCCGGTGAGCTGATCCACATGCTCGCTGAACTGGAAGAGCGAAACCGCATCCTGCGGACGGATGAGTGCCTTCACGAACCGCCGCGCCGATTCAACCTCGAGCTTCAGGTCTTTCTTCACCGACAGGCTGACATCCATCGCGAGAATGATCGACAGCGGCAATTCCGATTCCTTACTGAAAACAGCGATATTCTGCGGAAGGCCGTCTTCGTAAATCTTGAAATTGTCCTTAGTCAAACCGCCGATCGGCGCTCCGGTCTGATCCAGCACGGTCGCGAAAACGTTGACCAATTTCACGTCCACCGTGAAGGTCGGCAGCTTTTCTTCCTGCTGGTCTTGCTGAGGCTCCCCCTGCTGCGCGACCGCCATCAACGCCAGCAGCAACCAAACCAGCAGCAGTCGAAAATGCGAGGACGGTCTCACTGTCGGTCGCCCTTTGCGGGATTGAAGAAGGTTTCGGGAAACGGCTCGCCGTCGGTCCAAACAACTCCGTCTTCGAAGAACTCTTTCTTCCAGATCGGCACCGTCCGCTTCAAGTTGTCGATGAGGAACCGGCTGGCGTCGAACGCGGCTCCGCGGTGCGCCGAGGTCACCACAATCAGGACGCTGATGTCGCCGATCTGCAGCTCGCCGAGACGGTGCACAATGCGCGCCTGGTCGATGCCAAACTTCTGCCGCGCGTCGCTGACGAGTTGGTCCATCTGCTTGATCGCCATCTGCTCGTAGGCGTGATACTCCAGGTACGAGGTTTTGCGCCCTCGGGTGTTGTTGCGGACAATCCCCTCGAAGACAACCACGGCACCATCTTCGTCGCGCTTCAGGGGCGCGACAACCGAAGCGGTGTCGATCCGATCCCTTACGATTTCGCACGATTCCCCAGCCGTTACTGCGCCGCCGCTCACCGGAGGCAGCAGGGCGACCTCGTCCCGGTCGCGGAGTTGAACGTCGCGAGTGGCGTATTCCTGGTTCACGGAGATGGCCAGCGAAGGTATTAACGCGGAAACGGCAGGTTTGTCGCGGGTGACTGATTTCAGCAGGTCAGAAATCGCCGCGCCTTCAGGCAAGGTCATGGTTTCCGACGACTTGCCCATGGCGTCGCGTAGCGATCCAAAGAAAAGAACTTTTACCTGCATGGCATCAAGGATAACAGGCAGGTAAACGCGATCAGGTGGTTTTCAGCAGCTTGCGGGTACGCCGAAGAAGCTGGCGGTTCTGCCGCTTCAGCGACTCGGCCTCGCGCGTCAGTTCCAGGGATCTGACGGACCGCAGCTTTAAAAGGCAGCGCAGGAATACCGTCTTCTGCAATTCATTGCGGCATTTGTTCAGCAGGATTTCACGATGGCTCATGTACAACCCCAACATCTATTACGGCTAATGTAGCGGCTGTTAACCAAGTTTCCATCGGGTGGAAGCACTAGAGAGACATAAGGATGGGACGGAATCAGCTACTCAGGTTGCTTACGCATTACCCCGTCCTATTTCTGGCCGGTGCGGCGGTCGCGCCCCGGAAGGTCGACGCTGGCCGGGCGCTTCTTGGGGACTCGAACCAGATGCTGCGCAACAACTTCATGGCAGGCGTCGCAAAGCACGATTTCGCAGATCGGACAGTATTCCCCCTCGTCTCCGCACGGGACGCTGGACTCGCCCGTGGGATCGTACCCAAGAGACTTCGAAGCCTCGCAGCGCATTCAACTTTGGATGCAGGAGAGAGCAAAGTCGACACGACGAGCCGCACAGCGGCGAAATTCATTAGCCCACCACGTAAGTGGTGGGAAGGCTGGAATGTCCGAGTCCGCTTCAGCGGACGACACCGGTTTTTGCAACAGCGAGGTTTGTGGCCCGATAAATCGGGAACGCACGAGGGAACGGACAGCATGGGCTGAAGTTTTGTAGAAGACCACAAATAAATGGCGATAAATCTCCCTTCCACTACTAACCGCTACGGACACCACATCCCGCACGCTTCGGTTCCACCTGGAATAGATACTGGGTGAAAACCCCTGTTGCCGACAGTTATCTTCATCCCGAACTGTAAAGCGTGTGATATATAGCCACGTATGAATGTCTGGCCTAAGGGCGCATGGTTCGGCCTCACGCAACGGCGATTGCGAGTAGCGATTTGGATAATCGCAAGCGTCGTCTCATTAACATTTGTTTTCTGCGTAACAACCATCATCGCAAATAGACTCGTTGCGCGGGACGCTCAGGCCATGCTTTCGGACATTGAAAAACTCAAAGTAGGGGTTTCCCCTTCAGCCAACATCCAGAGCCTGGCTGCTAAGTATTCTCGGTATCGAGCGCAGGGCGATTGCGGAGAAGGTACGTGCGCAGTGTTTCATTTTTACAATCCGTGGCTAATACGAATCGGTTTAGCGCGAACCACCTTTTTGATAGTCGTGATTTCGGGCAAGGAAAGGCTCTCTTTCGTGGAATTGGTGATGGCAAATAATCGTGGCCATTCAGCAACGGTTCAATGGATGGTGAGCAATCCTCAAGGCTCGTATGAAGTAGGCAGCAAAGTCCCTGTGGGTGTGGCGCGACCGATGCTAATGCTGGACGTCAGATTCACGCCCGAGGCAACGGCGGATCAAAAGAAGGCCGCGTTGAGTTTCAACACTGAGTGCCTCAGAAGCATAAAAGGCTGTGAATTTGCTGACGAAATGCTTCCCCAGGTTGTGCAGTTCCAAACGGCGTCATCCAGATAGGTGGCGGGAAAATCCTGTTCCCCCTGTTAATCCCAC containing:
- a CDS encoding aconitase family protein — its product is MIESLKNRKIEKRPPTVKLQGRILFLTEDPELIKKQLAGWDMPWDTKNPANNPKLRDDISTDEITPAHVCFYFDETLGEFPYVGLKCGSETPVKRGDVKRGGFVACVSGKRRGKGSSREQSPYAESKAGIQLVIAENIERIYKQNCQNLGVLTSTDFSVIDRIRNGEEMPLSAFTKGEDEITRQVIEHGGLFQFNIARMQGKVSLPKIETKPRPMTLAEKIFARHMVNADGIVGVAAVKPGDTGFARTDLRFSHEYVTPMASIFYDHFLGKDVPVNDPSTIKFFRDHLTFLDDVMSEEKRKMGLLDLASQLKLKQESFAKERGIQLHGELKDRKGSEGICHSVMLETYALPGQVNVGSDSHTPHVGAMGCMAFGIGTTDVFNAWFTKDIRVMVPESVKIVIRGKRKANVAAKDFILKILALDYVRSGKALAKVVEYAGEAVEELSVDERATMTNMAAEIGGFTGIVAPDEKVVEFLVERRGMKRAEAEKLIAGLYSDADAQYAQVIELDADEIYPMVATPGDPGNGKYVRDLNTPIPVEIAYGGTCTAGKNEDMDMYAAVLADALRQGKRVADGVRFYIQFGSQETREYCLRRGYLDVFERAGAKVIEPSCGACINAGPGVSTRPDQIVISAQNRNFPGRSGPGQMYLASPLTVAASAVAGYIVEYEPAEIVVSS
- a CDS encoding VWA domain-containing protein; translation: MRPSSHFRLLLVWLLLALMAVAQQGEPQQDQQEEKLPTFTVDVKLVNVFATVLDQTGAPIGGLTKDNFKIYEDGLPQNIAVFSKESELPLSIILAMDVSLSVKKDLKLEVESARRFVKALIRPQDAVSLFQFSEHVDQLTGFTSNMKKVDDGLAKVHPGSATALYDAIYLGAGKLSSRQGRKVMVVITDGGDTISSVKYLEALRAAQESEAIVYSLIIQPIQSDAGRDLGGEHALIQMSHDTGGKFFYAQGIGELDKVFQQVSEELRTQYLLAYYPTKRPTTSPFRKIKIDVDADVPNGPAVARHRTGYYTVKDSF
- a CDS encoding molybdenum cofactor biosynthesis protein MoaE, which gives rise to MQVKVLFFGSLRDAMGKSSETMTLPEGAAISDLLKSVTRDKPAVSALIPSLAISVNQEYATRDVQLRDRDEVALLPPVSGGAVTAGESCEIVRDRIDTASVVAPLKRDEDGAVVVFEGIVRNNTRGRKTSYLEYHAYEQMAIKQMDQLVSDARQKFGIDQARIVHRLGELQIGDISVLIVVTSAHRGAAFDASRFLIDNLKRTVPIWKKEFFEDGVVWTDGEPFPETFFNPAKGDRQ
- a CDS encoding ferredoxin family protein — its product is MAYVIAEPCIGTKDTACVDACPVDCIHPKKDSEKYANAEMLYIDPVECIDCGACVPVCPVSAIFALDDLPEKWKEYSEKNAEYYGRTTA
- a CDS encoding inositol monophosphatase family protein, translating into MAFVRMGETKFVSSMEAMAREAGAMLYEKFKQRIGFTYKGDADLVTEADRAAEKMITDRIRKEFPGHDLYGEEGTRTNTGSDYRWYIDPLDGTTNFAHGFPVFCVSLGLEFKGERIAGVVYDPTRDEMFSAEKGSGTHLNGERVQVSKVDNLKECLTGTGFPSHKRHKNPNIYFYQVITLRTHGVRRAGSAALDLANVASGRLDAFWEFNLNPWDTAAGVLLVQEAGGKVTKFDGSTWEIDSRETLATNGLVHEAMMDVMRQVFEGRDLPELASAVEYAKSRG
- a CDS encoding RNA chaperone Hfq, whose translation is MAFRGPTNNSKKPKSPPPEDTFEEALYLKQLGEKQKTVTIKLMGGETVRGWVEYYDKNMIRLTREGEPNLFIFKHEIMYIAEESSARKK
- a CDS encoding DUF3788 domain-containing protein, translating into MDTPNAFVGRKDKPTPTEVTTALGSSAAAWEELTAWLAERHHVDIQEWKSYSPKYGWSAQLKLKKRTILHVSPCSGCFRVMFILGDRAVTAAKNSKLSKKLAELLAKAPRYPEGTGIRLDVKSTKDLAPVRKLAEIKLQN